The following proteins are co-located in the Rippkaea orientalis PCC 8801 genome:
- a CDS encoding DUF4351 domain-containing protein produces the protein MIDHDRLFKELITTFFVEFITLFFPQVMNYLDSDSITFLDKEVFTDVTEGEKYESDLIAQVKFQEKDTYFLIHIEAQSSAEAEFNRRMFTYFARLHEKFVIPVYPIVIFSYDSPKKASISQYSVTFPDFKVLEFNYQVIQLNQLNWRDFLNQSNPVASALMAKMRIDPQDRPKVKAECLRLLVTLRLDPARMQLISGFVDTYLNLSLSEEIKFQEEISTFIEPIQEGVMQITTSWMRQGIEQGIEQGIEQGIERGIQREKEMILRLVKKKFGIINSDLEVDIMALNIDDIEALGEALLDFSEVKDLSNWLGEIKKIN, from the coding sequence ATGATTGATCATGATCGTCTATTTAAAGAGTTAATTACAACCTTTTTTGTTGAGTTTATAACCTTGTTTTTTCCTCAAGTTATGAACTATTTAGATTCAGATTCAATCACCTTCCTAGATAAAGAAGTATTTACAGATGTGACAGAGGGAGAAAAGTATGAAAGTGATTTAATTGCACAAGTTAAGTTTCAAGAAAAGGATACTTACTTTTTAATTCACATAGAAGCACAATCAAGTGCAGAAGCAGAATTTAATCGTCGAATGTTCACTTATTTTGCCCGATTACACGAAAAGTTTGTAATTCCTGTTTATCCCATTGTCATTTTTTCCTATGATAGTCCTAAAAAAGCGTCTATCAGTCAATATTCAGTTACATTCCCTGATTTTAAGGTTTTAGAATTTAACTATCAAGTTATTCAATTAAACCAATTAAATTGGCGTGATTTTCTCAATCAATCTAATCCTGTTGCCTCTGCTTTAATGGCTAAAATGAGAATTGATCCTCAAGATAGACCCAAAGTCAAGGCAGAATGTCTACGTTTATTGGTTACACTAAGATTAGATCCTGCTAGAATGCAATTAATTTCTGGTTTTGTGGATACCTATCTCAATCTTAGTCTATCAGAGGAGATTAAATTTCAGGAAGAAATTAGTACATTTATTGAACCTATACAGGAGGGGGTTATGCAAATTACAACCAGTTGGATGCGTCAAGGTATTGAACAAGGTATTGAACAAGGTATTGAACAAGGTATTGAACGAGGTATTCAACGAGAAAAGGAAATGATTCTTCGTCTTGTTAAAAAAAAGTTTGGTATCATTAACAGCGATCTAGAAGTTGATATTATGGCACTAAATATTGATGATATAGAAGCGTTAGGAGAAGCCTTGTTAGACTTTTCTGAGGTTAAGGATTTGAGTAATTGGTTAGGTGAAATCAAGAAAATAAATTAA
- a CDS encoding recombinase family protein — protein sequence MSEHHLYTLEESAELFDVSSTTMLQWEQEGKLAVVETTPDNYKYNISEFFPAEKTSMMTIGYVRVSTQQNDYDLARQIAILKVYFQEQGWNYQILQDIGKKGSFRHPGLIHLLKLICNQQVQRLVLTNKHKLLGLGSDFVLTLCEVFHTQVVILNTIDEEYVPTEITEDLKGVIDLFKSRIGDNPNPERQELLKELKAIAGTLST from the coding sequence ATGTCGGAACATCATCTTTATACCCTTGAAGAATCGGCCGAATTGTTTGATGTAAGTTCAACAACGATGTTACAGTGGGAACAAGAAGGAAAACTCGCCGTAGTTGAGACAACTCCAGACAACTACAAGTACAATATCAGCGAGTTTTTCCCAGCCGAAAAGACATCAATGATGACCATTGGTTATGTTAGGGTTAGTACTCAACAGAATGATTATGATTTAGCCCGACAAATTGCTATTCTTAAGGTTTATTTCCAAGAACAGGGGTGGAATTATCAAATTTTGCAAGACATTGGCAAAAAAGGAAGTTTTCGGCACCCTGGATTAATTCATTTACTCAAACTAATCTGTAATCAGCAGGTTCAACGACTCGTTTTAACCAACAAACACAAATTATTGGGATTAGGCTCGGATTTTGTCTTAACCCTATGTGAAGTTTTTCACACACAAGTCGTCATTCTCAATACCATTGATGAAGAATATGTACCCACAGAAATCACCGAAGATCTCAAAGGAGTGATTGATTTGTTTAAATCACGCATCGGTGACAATCCCAACCCAGAACGGCAAGAACTCCTGAAGGAACTCAAAGCCATTGCGGGGACGTTATCGACATAA